GATCCATCATTCCCCGGCAATTTGAATGTGCAATTAGCCCACATTTGGCTAAGGAAACAACCGAGGAGGTTCAACAAACCTTTTTTTAACTGGTGTTCTTTTAATGTAAGAATGTCAGTAAAATGTTATGGGGGGTTCATAGTGAAGTAGCCAATTCTAGCTAATTATAAATTTGAATATTTCAAGATTATATGCAGAATAATATTCATGAATATCATGATGGAAATGACTCGGTCTAAAGGTTCTAAAGCCATGCATGTTATTAATTATATCTTGTTAGGGTATTTTAGAATTCTCTTAGCTTGTCGTGTTGCTTGGAAAATAGTAGCGTAGGGAATTCGTTCAGAGGAAAAAATTTTGGCTTCAATTTCTTACCCATATTATTTTGTGTGGCAGGTGTTGGAGGTCCAAGACCTTTCCCCTTTGCGATGGAACCCATTTGAAGCACAACAAAGCTACCGGGGATAACGTTGGACCTTTGCTCTTGAAAACTAAATAAAACGAATGTTTGCTAAGTACTAAGAACAGCACTCATTTTGTAAACTATGTGTGTTTCCATAATTTCGAAATTTAGACGAAGATATTATGTTAGTTAATTGATTCGATCGGGAATTAAAGTTATAAATGAGGGAATTATGGTGTAGTGAATACTTGGGAAAGGGTTTCTGGTTTAATCtttgtatatataaatatatacaatTTGATCAAATTAGAAGTTATCGTATTTAGTTTCTTGTTTGCTTCTCAAAATTAATTTTGCAAGTCCCTTTCAATCCACAGTACCAAAATAGATATCCGGCTATGAAGATGCTTCTAATCCACATCGTGCATATTTAAGCTCTGAAAATAGGCGCCGGTAACCTTAAATGTAACAAGTGATTTGACATGCAATACCTTGGAATTATCGATCCCGATTCCAAGAAAAGCTGGGTCCAgcttgttttttttcttttttttacacttcttttattaaataaaaactattttcGTGCTTTGGAAGCTTAATTTATAAACGATCCATTTTATGAAAAGTGGCAGTAACTATGATTGCAAAAgtcaattattaaattttcatgaAGTACAATATCCTGTCTCTACTGCatgattttctgaaattcaGATCCTTTTATTTACATTACTCTACTTAAttacaatatattttaaaatatctgatAAAAAGCTAACATATACATAATACACAcagttttttttgtttttaaaaagtaTTTTCAAAGACATCAATACCCTTAATCTTGATTAATCAGAACCTAAACTGAATTGATTTCTGATAGCAACCCATTTTCATAGATAGTACTGAAGACACGGCATATTTTAGTGAACTCTCCGATCCAACCTCCAATTTGTAAGTTGTAACCCAGAGTTTCAGCCAATATGGGCAGTCTTCTTCTTTTTGTTTCATCAGTTGCCTTTCTTGTAATAAGTTCCTTTGCTACAAAATCTTACCTACTAACATTTCTCGGGTTGCCGTTCTACGTTATCTTGGGATTCATTGTATCATCAATAATCTTTTATATTGGAGAAGTGGCATCTGGTGCCGGTCGACCCCCGGTGGCTGGACATATGCTGAATCAACTCATACACTTCAAAAGACTTTTCGATTATCAAATTCCTCTGGCCAGGAAGCACCACACTTTCCGTTTGCTCGCAGACTCACATAGTGAGATATACACCGTTGATCCGGATAATGTGGAGCACATCTTGAAAACCAATTTCCGCAACTATTGCAAGGTAAAATAGCTAATGAATATATTATGTATCTTTAAAATATTAGATGAAGTCAAAAAAATCTCCACCGATTTATTTAAGCATTGATTTTGTTGAACTTAACATGATGTGGGATGTTTAACTAAAGGGGGATCACCATTGTGACATAATGAAAGATCTATTCGGGGATGGAATATTTGCCGTGGATGGAGACAAATGGCGTTACCAGAGAAAACTTGCAAGCTACGAGTTCTCAACCAAAGTGCTCAGAGATTTTAGCAGCGATGTTTTTCGCTCTAATGCTGCTAAATTTGTTAACAAGATTGGTGAAGATACCCGAGTTGAATTACAGGTATGAACATTGATGTCATTTTCATTCACTAGATGGTGTATCCAGTACCCATCTACGTAAATTTTGACTTTTGAGGTGTCACAGGATTTGTTGATGAAGACAACAATGGACTCGATGTTTAAGGTGGGATTTGGTGTAGATCTCAACACCCTGTCGGGTTCGGATGAAACGAGCAACCAATTTATTAAAGCTTTCGACGATTCCAATGTTATCATATACTGGAGATACGTTGATGTTCTGTGGAGAATCAAAAGATCTCTTAACATTGGCTTGGAAAGAAAtctcaagaataacatcaagaTCATTGACAGTTTTGTTTACAAACTGATCCAACGCAAACGAGACCAGATGAAAACTGAACAGGTTTTGCACGAGTTAAATACCTATGAAGTTGATGCTGAGGAGAAATTTAGATACAAAAGTGCACTATTGaacacaaaaataaatttttttggtctttcattaaaaaaaatatggaattagttctatttttggatgatatctctcaaaaattttgaatgagaaaataaatttggatctgtcttttaaatttttagatttttttagaaattttcTTTAGCTTCTACTtactggaaaaaaaaaatgttttcctAATAAAATTCAATCAAAAGACCAGAACATACCtttcttttaatataaaaacaaatttatttattaaatatcaaCAATTTATGGTTTTCTCCGTTAATTATAATGTTTTTTAGGGTTCAAAAGAAGACATACTGTCGAGATTTCTCAAGAGTGAAGAAGAAAACATGAGCGACAAATATCTGAGAGACATAATTCTGAGTTTCATAATAGCGGGAAAGGACACTTCTGCAAACACACTTACTTGGTTCTTTTACATGATAAGCAAGCATCCCGTGATTCAAGAAAAGGTGGCTATGGAAGTGAAGTTAGCCACTGATATTGAGGCAGCTGATGGATTATCTGTCGATGAATTCATATTCAAATTAACCGACTCCGCCATTGACAAGATGCAATATCTACACTCAGCTCTTACAGAAACTCTCAGGCTTTATCCCGCTGTTCCTCTGGTAAGCAATATTTGACTCTGCTGTAAAATACGAATTCATGACGACCAAACAAGAGATCAGTTGATTTGGTTTTAATTTCTTCTCTCGATCTTAATTAGTGCATtacattatacatatataaatatgtaaGAATCCAATACAACGCAGGATGGGAAGTTTGCAAGTGAAGATGATATTCTTCCTGATGGGAACAAGATAAAGAAAGGAGATGGGGTGGCTTACATGCCGTATGCAATGGGAAGAATGACACATATTTGGGGAGAAGATGCTGAGGAATTCAGGCCTGAAAGATGGCTCCAAAATGGTGTTTTTCAAGCAGAAAGCCCTTTCAAATTCACTGCATTTCAGGTCAGCATTCTCTCATGTCTTTTAAGTATTGGGTGTATTTATTTAACACTAGCTGATTATTTCTTTGTTCCTACTTCAATAGGCTGGGCCTCGAATTTGCTTGGGGAAGGAATTTGCTTACAGGCAAATGAAGATACTTGCCGCCACTCTTCTCTTCCTTTTCAAATTCAAACTTGTGGATGGAGACGAGGACGCTACTTATCGAACCATGTTTACGCTTCACAAGGATAAAGGGCTGAATTTGCATGCAGTTCGCCGCTGATACAATTGAAATTATAGTAAGGTTGTATTGGTAAAATAGTCAACTCTGTATTAAAATCTTGGTTTTGGTATATGGAATTTTAATTTTCAGTTGTTTTGGTTCAATCAATTATGTGACTCTGTTTGACCGTCACACGAATTAGCAGATCTCAGTACTCAATCATCGATGGTAGTGGTATATCACGTTTTTAACATTTATTCGCAACGTTGTTACATCGGAATTTACTCGACTTTTGTTGAAAATACTATATTATGATAAAAACTTGTATGAAACTGtcaagattggaacttggacatAACctaaccccaaaagctagctcaaggagaGAGGATTGTCCACAACCACATATACAACAGGCAGTGGCGTAGCCAGAAATATTTTCTCCGGTGGGCAGaatgtttttaaattttaatttgaacTTCATAtaatagaaataaaaaaaactatagAAACATACCTAATTcttataaatattaatttaaacttCACATAATAGAAATAAAAAAGAAGTTAAAAGAACgtactaaatttttatttaagacGAATTTTGCGATTTTTCAATACATCAAACTTGTTTATGATAAATTCTGTATCAATACCCAGAGCGATATCTCTCTATATATAAACAACCATGGTATTGGCAAGAAGGTCATTTGCCATTGTATTACGAAATGGcgtcttgtttttattttttcaataatgATATTACAATCTACACATAATAACATTTTGAATTCGATTTTAAATCTATACATTTAATTACCCATTTGAAGTGGGCTTTAACCATTAATGGACTTTAAAATTCAATCCattattttcttgttttttgtGAGATAATGGTTCtacaaatttaataattacCTCTAAATAAATTGGACTTTAAAATTGGGCTTTATACATGCATACCTaggcctaaaattttaaaaaaaaatctgctGGGCTTATGCCCAGCTTTGCCCACAGTGTTCTCCGCCCTTGACAACAGGTGTTTTATCCAACTGATGTGAGACAACTAACACACACTCTTTTCAACCAAGAATAAACATATGTagcgtgaagtttacaaatgactcaattatgggcagaacaaGTGACCCAACTAtgggcagtccaacacataacagtGGAATGTGAACTCTGATATAATGTTAAGATTGCAACTTGGACccaactcaaccccaaaaacaAGCTCTAGtgaggaggattgtccaagaccatatatatacaactcccaggtattttatccaaccgatgtgagaCAACTGACAGAAACAATCTCACGCGTtgtattttgtaagacggatctcttatttgagtcatcaatgaaaaaatattactttttatgctaagagtattactttttattatgaatatcagttatttgggtcattaatgaaaaaaaatattaatttttatgctaagtgtattattttttattgtgaatatcggtgagttgacccgtctcacagataaaaactCGTAAGACTATCTCACAATAGACCTACTCATATATTATTGGGGAATCCAAAATATCTACCGTGGAATTAAAATCCAAAGTTTTTGGAttaagaataatttaatttttttacaaaatattagAATTATAGTAAATATTAGGGATTCttcttttctaaaaataaaaatccaaatAGTAGCCAAGTTTGAAGTAAAAAACATCTTACAATATctgacttttaaaaaaaaaaaaaattgaaataaaaaaacttttgatttttaaaacgtggcaaaaatttcaacaaaaataaaggCCGATGGGCCACATGGCTTACTTTTATTGTTAAACAACGTGGGCCATCGACCAATTTATTTTGAGTAATCCAAACCGAGGAGCAAATGGTCCAACCTAACCCCACATTGTtcattttttaaacaaaaagtccaattaaatatcatatttttaaaaaattaattgattaataaaaaatctattttttaaaatctaaCCCTTTTTTAATACATATCCGGTGCTTTATTATAATCACAATCACAATTTACAGAAAAGTGCCAAAATCCATGTTTCATTTACTCGCGAGTCCCCTCGTAGGCACAAGAATACCATATGACCGAACACTTTATCCTAAAAGTCAATAATAATCTTATCTATTAtagtatttaaataaaaaataattatttctctTCATTTAAACGACCACAACGTGAAGGAAgaaaactttttaaaaaaattgtaaattgaTGCGATTTTTGAACTGAAATTTGAATTCTAATCGGTGACAACTTAGAATGAATTTATCACAATTAATAAGTAAATAagtattatttataaataattaagtaCCGTAAACACAATTATATGGTGTAATCGGTCCTTTAAAGCTAATCATTATTGAACAAGATAATTGGtgttaggcaaaaatttgtgtgaaacggtcttacaggtcgtattttgttagacagatctcttatttggtcatccatgaaaaaatactactttttatgcgaagagtattactttttattatgaatatcgataggattgacttgtctcacagataaagattcgtgagaccgtctcacaagagacccaaataaaaagtaatatttttaatgattaccaaataaaagatctatctcacaaaatacgatctggagaccgtctcacaaacattaacatgatacaaaacattaacatattattttttattgtgaatatcaatagggttgactcgtctcatagataaagattcgtgagaccgtcacaTAAGAAATCTATTATTGGTGTTAATGGTCGATAACTACAAACAGAATTGTACTTCAATCAACATAGATCGATAAAACAACGATAATCTACGTATTTCTGATATCAATCAATTGCAAAAACACATGAAAGATCCATATCAAATAATTTCAACGCTAGTCATTATTGAATAACATAATCATTATCGACTTTCTAATAAAGTATAATCGATGTTGATAAGTAGAACATCAAAAATCTACTATGTACATCTCAAATTGTGATGAGAAATCGAATATGATTTGATACCCCATACATGGGTCCACTAGGGTTAGGCCCAAACCATATTTGGGTCCTCTGGCCCATCCTCATCTAAGTTGGAAGGCCCGCCCCATCTAAGGTGGAAGGCTCGTCAAGGGCTCATGTAtcctcctataaatatcaggtttgagtATTcagttcaaaaaattcaatatattatttttcatcagCATCTTTAGCTGCTTTCCTATTATATCCTCAATCTCTGACTTGACGTCAGGACATCCTCTCGGCCATCTTCTAACGGTCTTTTTCGTGGTTACAGGCTCAGGGCAAATTCGAGACCTGCATCTGAACTAATGATATTTGCTGGAATCAGACCTTAAATTTCTCGTGATTATCATAATTGTAACTCAACTGAAATTTATGACGTATTTTAGTCAAATAACGGGTCTTTTATCAAATTACAGTACTTTTAAATCTCATTTATCAATCTACCGTACTtttctaaaatttataaaaatattgtaaaaaattaaaaaaataaaaataaaacttgtACTCCCCCGCCCTTCCaaatgggggggggggggggggggagcaAATCTCTCCCGCCTGTACGACAGGCGGGAGAgagtttctttttaaaatatttcaaatgctTGCCCGCCACTGTAATAGGTGggcaaatttaaatatttttaaaattctatatatatgtatatacatgagAAGTTAATTTGCATTTTGTATCCGAAGTCTGTCACTTGTAGTGTGTTCACAGAAGTTCACTTCATTTTTCAAAGGTTTGTCACTTGTGTTCAAAAATTTGTCGATacgataaaattttgaattctagTTATATCTTCTGTCTCTTGATTTATTTCAGGAAGTGTAGATATTGGAATTATCGTGCCCAGGTAAATAATATTTCTAAGTGTTGTTAAAATTATTTGtattcaattaatttatttaatggttgtattatattaattttaatttatgtttaGAAATTTTTAATCTTAATTCGTTAAATTAAGTCAAATAAGAGGGATTATTTCCTATTATCATCGTAATTAAATTTAGTATTAGATTAAATAACTAATCAAACTAACATATTAATTATGTTAATTGTTAAATATGTTAATTAGTTTTTTACGTTGTTTTTATGAATATCGACGTTGTTAATATAAATAATCATTTTCACAATTATATTCAAACTATtctttaagaatttaaaatttagatCTAATATTTCGTACTAAATTATAAACCAGGAAAAAACGATGATTTATAAATATtaacaatataatatatatatatatatatatatatatatatatatatatatatatatatatatgtgtgtgtgtgtgtgtgtataatatatataataaattgtttATACATCATGATTTAATATACATAAATATTACGCACACATATATTTTATAAAcaagatataaaaaaaaattatgtttatcaatgatcataaatatttttgaaatatataattAGGTTCgttcaataaaaaataatagaagTATTTATCTAAtaagatttaatttatgaaattatgatatatacCTAGAAAAAGATGTCCTTTATCGTGAACAAATCTTTCGTTCGTCGTTCAATctacaacaaaaaataattatgaatataaattatttgtatgaaaattattttttagatcgatgtaattttcaaaacaaaaattgatATATCATATTTGAAAAATTAACGATATACCTCAATCAGGACTGATTGatgtcaaatatttcttcactccTTAAATTCACCGACGGAACAAGAACTCGGGAAAGAATATTTATTATCAGatgcaaaacaagaaaaataactTCAGATATATATAGAGAAACAATACATGAATTCTTTATTgcctatatttaaaaaaaattaaagacaaCTCGTGAttcaaataaatacaaaaacATTAATAATTCACGATATTCATGTTGATATTCATGCCGACATTGAAAGACATGATAAGATAAGACCACATATCAATTCATATATAACGACAATAATAATGGTCTCTGTAAATGAGATCAAATCGATCTTTTTATAGTTAGTTTCGTCGGTTTCTATTAGCCACCAATAATTAcacaaaaaaacaaatttattttaatatttaaattcacCCCTCCCCCGCCTCCCCCACAGGCAGGGgagaataaaattaattaaaaacccTCCCCCGCCACCCCTACAGGCGGGGGAGGGAAAAACAATTACTCCCCCCCATTTGGAAGGGCGGGGGAGtaaaagtttttcttttttaaaaaaaaaaaatttttaacaatattttaataaattttataaaagtaCGGTAGATTGTTAAATGAGATTTAAAAGTACTACAATTTGATAAAAGACCCGTCAAATAACATCTGTTTTTGGGAGGaaagcagaaaaataaaaagaactTCACTCGATTTTTTCTTTTATGACATATTTATTTGTGTTGATTCCACATTTGCCAGTAAAATAAAAGGATGCAACAGTTTGACGGATTATACGGGTTGGATGGGGCATCTCATCACTCGAATTTACCTTCTATTCTCTTTTCACCTTTTCTTTCCCGTAGCTTGTTTGTTAAGATAACGCACTGCTTTTTGTTTGTCCATGGGAATTTGTTCTTCTTTGTGACGGGAAAGGGAAAGCATTTCGTATACCAATTTTGTTAAGGTTTCGTTTTGAAGGCTAGCTTATGATTTGGAACAATTTATTtgtttgagaaaatattttaaaaatattgaatttgaatgtattctgaaattcatcataATTAAAACACTATATTTTTCCATGACTTAgagatataaaaatataaaatatttaatttaatctaCTTCATATAAAAAGATTCATCATGAAATAATGTTCTTTCATGCATTCaagattatttattatttgtcaTCATGTTTGAGTTTGTGAAGTAAATGAGTGTTTGACTCATGGTTAGGAGTTCGATTTCTTATACCAATATCTTATCAGGTGAACTTGTGACATAGAGCTTGTTCAGTGTGGTTTACCTGATCGATGGTTTATCCAGTCTATATCGAAAGACAGTGCGATAGTTTCCAACATTAAGTTTGACTGCGTTATTGATCATCAAGCTTTGAATTTTGCGATATATACCCcgaaaaataatatatgaattGTATGAAAACAATATATAGTCTCCACAACTAATATATAATATGACTGATACAATATTTTagattttcttctttatttcgATTTTGTAATTTGTATAATAGTGAACATCAcaataatgaaaaaaaaaagatgataCAGAAGTTCGCGTaccaaaaatatatattgaatTAAAATCTGATAAATATCCATGATAAATTATGATTGAAGACAATTCGATAATAAAATAGTATAAATTATACTCCATATGTTCCAATTATATTAGCTTCTTTTCATTTTCTGATTTTCTAGTCTAGTTTTTATATATAGTagcattttttattttactagaataatacttaaaaaaaaaaaacacacacacacatattgttatatttatatttataatcatTATATCACGACTTTTTATTCAATATATCGCGAGATTTTGACTAAaacttctctttctttttttttatttgaataaaagatttctctttcttttgagagaaaacttaAATCCCATAAATATTAGTTGGAATTTGTTTACGGTATGTG
This Primulina eburnea isolate SZY01 chromosome 2, ASM2296580v1, whole genome shotgun sequence DNA region includes the following protein-coding sequences:
- the LOC140824470 gene encoding cytochrome P450 704C1-like, with the protein product MGSLLLFVSSVAFLVISSFATKSYLLTFLGLPFYVILGFIVSSIIFYIGEVASGAGRPPVAGHMLNQLIHFKRLFDYQIPLARKHHTFRLLADSHSEIYTVDPDNVEHILKTNFRNYCKGDHHCDIMKDLFGDGIFAVDGDKWRYQRKLASYEFSTKVLRDFSSDVFRSNAAKFVNKIGEDTRVELQDLLMKTTMDSMFKVGFGVDLNTLSGSDETSNQFIKAFDDSNVIIYWRYVDVLWRIKRSLNIGLERNLKNNIKIIDSFVYKLIQRKRDQMKTEQGSKEDILSRFLKSEEENMSDKYLRDIILSFIIAGKDTSANTLTWFFYMISKHPVIQEKVAMEVKLATDIEAADGLSVDEFIFKLTDSAIDKMQYLHSALTETLRLYPAVPLDGKFASEDDILPDGNKIKKGDGVAYMPYAMGRMTHIWGEDAEEFRPERWLQNGVFQAESPFKFTAFQAGPRICLGKEFAYRQMKILAATLLFLFKFKLVDGDEDATYRTMFTLHKDKGLNLHAVRR